One window from the genome of Haloprofundus halobius encodes:
- a CDS encoding ester cyclase: MTTPAENKEIVQRTSFDLFTEGDMDVIEELVSEDYVLHDPDWPEEVRGRDGLKTYAETLREAMSDLSFEYDHMAAEGDLVAVHFTCSGTNEGPIPELGIEPTGNEFTVTGMEFDRIEDGKLAETWVVFDTIGLMEQLGMTPEGATSTEHRQSA, from the coding sequence ATGACTACACCCGCCGAAAACAAGGAAATCGTCCAGCGGACCTCGTTCGACCTGTTTACCGAGGGCGACATGGACGTGATCGAAGAGTTGGTGAGCGAGGACTACGTCCTCCACGACCCCGACTGGCCGGAAGAGGTTCGTGGTCGTGACGGACTGAAAACGTACGCCGAGACGCTCCGCGAGGCGATGTCGGACCTCTCGTTCGAGTACGACCACATGGCCGCCGAAGGTGACCTCGTCGCGGTCCACTTCACGTGCAGCGGAACGAACGAGGGACCCATCCCGGAACTCGGCATCGAACCGACCGGAAACGAGTTCACGGTGACCGGTATGGAGTTCGACCGCATCGAGGACGGGAAGTTGGCCGAGACGTGGGTCGTCTTCGACACGATCGGACTCATGGAACAACTGGGGATGACTCCCGAAGGAGCAACCTCGACCGAACACCGTCAGAGCGCGTAG